The Candidatus Methylomirabilota bacterium genomic sequence CCCGATCTCTTCAACATGTTCGGCATCGCGGGCACCACCCACATCGGCATGGGCGCGGATCTGCAGGCCAAGCACGGCGACGACGAGTTCCTGGGCAAGATGGACGAGGCCTGGCGCTACCTCATCGACCGCATGGGGACCGATCCCGCGCGCACCGGCTGCATCGGCCACTGCATGGGCGGGCGGCTGCTGATCCCGTTCGCGGCCGATCACCCGTCGGTGAAGGCCATCGTGCTCTATTACCCCTCGGTGCGCGACGAGCCCGAGACTGGGCACCGGCCCCGTCACGCCTTCCACCTGGCCAGGACGCTCCAGTGCGCGGCGCTCGTGTTCGCGGCGGGCCAGGACTACATCGCGACGCCGGCCATCCAGGGCCCGCTCTGGCAGAGCTTCCTCGCCAACGGCAAGCTCGTGGAGTGGCACTTCTTCTCCGACGCGCAGCACGGCTTCCGCCATCCCGACAACCCGGGCTTCCAGCCCTACTACGCCGATCTCACCTGGCCGCTCACCACCGGCTTCCTGCAGCGCACCGTCTGACGCGCACCGCACCCAGAGGAGAACCGACATGACCGAGCCCAAGCAGAAGTTCAGCGCCAGCCTCGCCAAGGACGCCGTCTACCAGCCCGGCCTCCGCAGCTTCATGGAGTACCGCGACCTCGGCATCGCCGACGCCACCCACGGCAAGATGCGCGCCCACATCATTCGCGTGAAGCAGGGCGGCGACACCCACGATCTCCACACCACCGGGCTGCACAAGCACGAGTGCGACTTCCAGATGTTCTACGTGCTCCGTGGCACCATCAAGTTCGTCTACGAGGGCCATGGCGAGCGCACGTTCAACGCGGGCGACTGCGTGCTGCAGCCCGCCGGCATCGTGCACAACGAGCTCGAGTGCACCGACGACCTGGAGATCCTCGAGATCTACTCGCCGGCGGTGCATCCGACGGTGGTGGTGGAGAAGATGCCGGAGGCCGCGGCGGCCGCACGCTAGCTCCTCACCGAGGCTCGCGGACCCTCTCCTCGTTCGAGGAGAGGGTGTCACTCGAGGACTTGATCGGCCCTCAGGAGCACTGTCTCCGGAATCGTCAGGCCGAGGCTCCGAGCGGTTTTCAGGTTCACGATCAGCTCGAACTTCGACGGCTGCTCCATGGGAAGATCGGCCGGCCGCGTCCCTTTGAGGATCCGATCCACGTAGTACGCGGCGCGTCGGTGCATGCCCGGATAGCTGGGGCCGAAGGACATCAGGCCTCCCGCCTCGACCAGTTCGGAGTAGGCGTAGACCGCGGGCAGGCGTGATCGCTCGGTGAACTCCACGATGCGCGCCCGGCTGTGCAGGAACACCCGATCGGCCAGCATGACCAGGGCGCCAGGCCGCCAGGCCGCGATCGCCTGGAATGCCCGGTCGAACTCGGCTTCGGTCCGCGTCGGGAAGAACTCCACCCTCAGGTGCAGAGCGCGCGCCGCCTCCTGCACCTGTTTCTCGGACGTGACGTGGAGGCGATTCGCCGGGTTCGTCAGGAACGCGACCGCCGACAGGCGCGGCACGATCTCCTTCAACAGCTCGAGCCGCTTGCCCTCGAGATCCGGCGCGATCCCCACGAGCCCGGTGAGGTTGCCGCCGGGGTGAGCCAGGCTCGCGACGAGTCCGCTCCCGACGGGGTCGCCCACCGCCAGCATCACGACCGGGATCCTGGTCGTCGCCCGCTTGACCGCGAGGGCGGCGGGAGTCCCGGCGGTGACGATGACGTCCACCTTGAGGTGGATCAGCTCCTGGACGAGGGCCGGGAAGCGCTCGTACTGCCCCTCGGCCCAGCGATACTCGACGATGAGGTCGCGACCCTCGACGTAGCCCTGCTCGCGAAGCCCCTCGCGAAACGGGCCCACCAGGTTGGCCTCGAGCGCCTCGGTCGAGTTCCCGAGAAACCCGATCCGGTGAACCCTCCCGGTTGCCTGCCCGGCCACCTTCCCGGCGGGGGCGAGAAGGACCCCGGCCGTGAGGGTCAGGAATCCCCGTCGTCCCATCGTCACGCCGCCGCGCATCGCGGGGATTCTGCGCCGGGGGCCGTCGCAACGCAACCCATGAAACCGGACCGAGAGGTCGACGGGGTGGTGTAGTGTTTCGACCCGTGAGGCCCGGGTAGCGGCGGGCCGACGACAACGACATCAGGGGCACACCAGGGGCCAAGACCATGCGCAAGACCATCACCGGCACCGGCGGCATGCTGCTGCTCCAGACGCTCAAGGACGCGGGCGTCGAGTATCTGTTCACCAACCCGGGCTCGGCGGAGACCGGGCTCTTCGCCGCCATCGCCGAGGATGGGGACAATCGCCTGGTGGTCGGCAAGCACGAGGGGCTGGTGGCCGCGATGGCCGACGGCTACCACCGCGTCAGCGGCAAGGTGGGCGTGGTCATCGCGCACGTCATGGGCGGCTCCTACCAGCTCGCGGGGCAGCTCTTCAATGCCCAGGTCGCCGGCTCGTCGCTGCTGGTGATCGCGGGTGACTGGGCCTCGGAGCTTCAGGACTATCGCGGGCTCGCGCCGTTTCCTGGGCTGAGCCAGGCCGAGTCGATGCGCCCGATCACGAAAGAGGCGCGCTGCGCCTACCAGGTGCACACCAACCCCAAGGCCATCAGCGTGGCCACCATCCGCGCGCTGCGCGAGGCGACCACGCCGCCGACGGGGCCGGTGTACCTCTCGATCAGCGCCGAGCTGCTGCACACCGAGGGGCTCGAGGCCACCATCGGCGAGGATGCGCGCTACGAGATCGAGCGGCCGGGGCCGGCGCGGCCTGCGACCATCGAGGCGATCGCCAGGCGACTGGGTGAAGCCAGGTGTCCGGTGCTGATGTTCGGCGACGATGTCTGGCGCACCGGCGCGGCGGCGGAGGCGGTTGCGCTGGCCGAGGCGCTGGAGGCGCCGGTGTTCGCGAGCCGGCAGATCTTCCCCAACTTCCCCACGCGGCATCCGCTCTTCTGCGGCAACTACCCGGTGCCGAAGGACTTCACCCAGACCACTGGACTGCAGCCGGACCTGATCTTCCTGGTCGGCTGCCAGGGCGTGCACGGCAGCGTGAGCGAGCCGGTGGTGATGCAGATCGGGCCGAACCCGCTCCTGATGGGCCGGCACTATCCGCTCGACCTGGCCGCGCAGTGCGAGCTGCGCGAGACGCTGGGCGGCGTCACCCGGGCGCTGGGGCGGCTGCACGGCGACAAGGCATCATCGTGGGCGCCCCAGCGCGGCAAGGTCCGCGCCTTCGCGGCCAACCTGATCGAGCGCGAGGAGAAGCTGGCCCGCGAGCACGAGCACGACATCCCGGTGCACCCGGCGGTGCTGGAGGCGCAGCTGGCCTCGGTGCTGCCGACGAGCACGGTGATGGTGCACGAGAGCTCGACCGCGCGCCTGACGCTCCTGCCGTTCGGTCACGGCGGCATGACCTGGACGCGTAGCGGCGGCGGCTCGCTCGGCTTCGGAGTGGGGGCGGCCATCGGGGCCAAGATCGCGGCCGGCCGCGAGCGCCCGGTCGTCCTGCATCTCGGCGACGGCGCCCTCGGCTACAGCGCCTCTGGCTTCTGGTCCATGGCGCGCTACAACACCGCGATCCTCACCATCGTCTCCAACAACGAGAGCTACCAGATCGTGCGCCACAACTGGGCGCGCGAGATGCCCGACGCCAAGATGATCCGCGAGGGCAAGTACCCCGGCCTCTGGCTCAGCGCGCCGCCGGTGGACTACGTGGGCCTGGCCCGCTCGCAGGGCGTGGACGGCGAGGCGGTCACCACGGTGAAGGACCTGGAGCCGGCCCTCCGCCGCGGGATGGACAAGATCACCCGCGAGAACCGCCCGTACCTGATCGAGGTCGCGGTGGCGCGCGAGGGCATCGGCGCCGACTCCACCTGGTACCAGGACTGGCAGCTCTGAGGACGCGGACCGGCGTCGGCGCTGGCACGCTGGCCCTCGCGCTGGCGGTGCTGGGCGGTGTGGCGCTCGCGGGATCGCTGAGCACGTCGAGCCTGCTCGACTTCGTCACCTTCGACGGCATCGACTACATCCGCTTCGCGGACGAGCCGGGTCGAGAGCTGACGCGGGACGACCTCGGGATCGAGTTCGCGACCGTCGCCTGCTCCATCGGCGAGGACAATCGCGGATGCTCGTACGGCCTGGACGGCGGTGCGGCCTTCCTGCCCGCCGGCACCCGGATGTACGCGGTGCGCGGATTCGCCACCGAGTTCCGCCTCGCCGCGGTGTCCAGCGGCCGCGTCTATCTCTACCAGGCCTGGCGCAATCCGCGGGCCCGGGTCGGGGGGGCGCTCTTCGACATCGCCAGGAGGGTGGAGGCGATCGAGGTCTGGCGCGGCGAGCCCAGCGCGGAGGCGACCGCGGCGCGCATCACGTCGACCGAGGACGTCAGCACGCTGGTGGACATGATCACCCGGGCGCCGGCGCGCCGGCCGGTCCCGCACGCCGCCGCCGAGGCCCGATACTGGCTCACGTTCTGGCTGGTGGACGGCACCACGCTGGGCCGCGCCTATTTCCCGGAGACCGGCGAGCTCATGGGCGGCGTGGTGGTGGCCGCCGAGTTCCAGCGCCTGCTCGAGCGCTACCTGGCCCGATGACTCGATGGCCCGACGCTTCGGGTCAGTCTCCGGCCGGGATCGTGATCTTCGGTCGCCAGTCGAGCCATTCCTTCTGTGGTTTGTCGTGCAGGAGGAAGGTCGTGCCCTCGCGGGCGATCTCGCCCTCGTCCGGCGAGGCGAAGGCGATGCCGCCGGTCACCAGCGACCGGAGCGAGTCCACGTTGATCTGCAGGCCGCGGAACAGGCCGAAGTCGACGTCCACGCCGCCGACCATCCAGAAGCGCGAGCCGACGCGAATCAGGCGCGCGTACCGCTGCGAGATGAACGCGCGCGCCTGCGCGGCGGTCGCGTCGCGGCTCAGCTCGAGCGCGGTCACCGAGCCGACTTCGACGCCGCGATAGAAGATCGGCGAGCCCACGCGCACCGACCCGATCTGGGTCGAGGCCAGCGTGACGGTCATGCCGGGCTGGCCCATGGTCGGGGAGGCGGACTCCAGCCCGACGAAGTCCTTCTTCGCCTTGCCCTTTCCGGGCATCGACTGGATGTACGAGCCGGTGAGCACCGTGCTGAGCCCACGCACGGTGCCGAAGCCGATCTCCGGGCGCACGATCCAGAAGACGGAGCCCTCGCGGGCGAGCCCCTCGGCGGTGTGGTGCAGCTGCACGCTCACCAGCACGTGCTGCTGATCGGAGGTCAGCTCGGCGCGGATGACCTGGCCGACCGGCACGCCGCGATAGCGCATCTCGGTCTGATCCGGTTTCACGCCGCTCGCGTCGCGGAACCGGATCGTGATGGTGGGGCCGCGCTCCTGCATGCGCTGGTAGACGAGGCTGCCCGCGACGATCGCCGCGACGAGCGGCACGATCCAGACGAACGGCAGCTTCCAGCGGCGCTTGCGCATCGTCGCGCGCGGCAGCGACGGATCGGCGGCGCGGTCCGCCGGAATCGGCTCGGGCGGCGGCTCCTCCGGCATCGGACCCTTCGGCGGATCGGTCACGGCTCGCCGTCGGGCTCGGCCCAGATCAGGCTCGGATCGAAGCTGCTCGAGGCCAGGATGGTCAACACCACCACCGCGCTGAACGCGAACAGTCCCGGGCCGGGAATGACGGTCGCCAGCTCGCCCAGCTTGACGAGCGAGACGAGGATCGCCAGCAGGAACACATCGAGCATCGCCCAGGGGCCGACGAGGTCGATCGCGCGGTAGATCCAGGTTCGGAGCGGCCGGCGCCAGCGGGAGCGGAGTCGGGTGGTCACGACCAGGAAAAAAAGCCCGAGTAGTTTGAGGAACGGGATCACCAGACTGGCCAGGAACACCACGATCGCGACGAGGACCTCGCCGCGCTGGAACAGCGTCTTGCAGCCCTCCCAGACCGTGTTCTCCGAGTGCACGCCGTACAGATCCATGCGCAGGATTGGAAAGACGTTGGCGGGAACGTACAGAGCCAGCGCGGCCAGGGTGAACGCCGCCGTGCGGGACAGGCTGTTCGGCTTGTGGTCGCCGAGGCGTGCCCCGCATCGTACGCATTCCGCGAGCATGCCGGGAGCGAGCGGTCCCTGGTGCTGGACCAGGCCACAGACCTTGCAGCAGACCACCGTGTCCACGCTTCAGGCGGTGCTGCAATTCCAGGGCCTACCGTGTCGCGGCGTTAAGGTATGATGCTCGACTGAACCGTTCGACCACACCGAGGAGCCAGACACCACACATGCGATACGAGGCACCGGAGTCGTTGGAAGGAGCAGTTGCCCTCCTCGCCGGAGCGAAGGGCGAGGCGCGGGTCCTGGCCGGAGGCACCGACCTCCTGGTCCAGATGCGCGCCGACGTCGTCGATCCCGACCTGATCGTCGACATCAAGCGGATTCCCGAGACCCGCGCGGTCACCGAGGAAAAGGGCGGCTGGCGCATCGGGGCCGCGGTCACCGGGGCGGAATTGAAGGAGCATCCGCGGCTCAAGAAGGTCTGGCCGGGAGTGATCGAGGCCGCCAACCTGATCGGCTCGACCCAGGTGCAGGGCCGGGCGACGCTCGGCGGCAACCTGTGCAACGGCTCGCCGGCCGCCGACAGCGTGCCCGCGCTGATCGCGGCCGGCGCGGTCGCCTCGCTCGTGGGACCGGGAGGCCGACGCGATCTGCCGGTCGAGGACGTGATGCTCGGACCCCGCAAGCTGGCGCTCCAGAAGGGCGAGATCGTGGCCTCCTTCCTGTTGCCGCCGCGGCCGCCCCGCTCGAGCGACGCCTATCTGCGCTTCATCCCACGCACCGAAATGGACATCGCGGTCGTGGGGGCGGGGGTAAGCTTGAGCCTCGACGCCAACAGCGTCATCAGCGCGGCCCGGGTGAGCCTGGGCGCGGTGGCGGCGCGGGTGCTCCTGGTGCCCGAGGCGGCGCAGGCCATCATCGGGAGCCGGCTGGACAAGCCGGCGCAGGATCGGCTCGAGGCCGCGGCGCGGGCCGCGTGCCGTCCCATCGACGACAAGCGAGGCACCACCGAGTTCCGCATCGACGTGGCGGCCGTGCTGGCCCGGCGGAGCGCCCTGATCGCACTGGACCGAGCGAGGAGCAACTGATGGCCAAGCATCACATCGAAGCGACGGTGAATGGAGACGCGGTGGAGTTTCTCTGCGAGACGGAGGAGACGCTGCTCGACGTGCTCCGCGACACCCTCAACCTGACCGGCAGCAAGGAAGGCTGCGCCTCCGGCGACTGCGGGGCCTGCAGCGTGATGCTCGACGGGCGGCTGGTCTGCTCGTGCCTGGTGCTGGGCTGCGAGATCTCGGGACGGAAGGTCGAGACGATCGAGGGCATGGCCAAAGGGGACTCGCTCCATCCGCTGCAGCAGCGGTTCCTGGAAGCGGCCGCACTGCAGTGCGGCATCTGCACCCCGGGTGTCCTGGTCGCGTCCAAGGCGCTCCTCGAGAAGAACCCGGATCCCAGCGAGCACGAGGTGCGCTTCTGGCTGGCCGGCAACCTGTGCCGGTGCACCGGCTACGACAAGATCGTGACCGCGGTGATGGATACCGCGGCCGCCATGAGAAAGGGATAGGACATGGCCGAGACCAACGGGCACTCCCAGGCGAACGGACACAGCTACGTCGGCACGCGGCAGATCCGTCCGGACGGCGTGGACAAGGTGACGGGCCGCGCCCGCTTCGGGGCCGACTTCAACCTGCCCGGCCAGCTCATCGGCCGCGTGCTGCGCAGCCCGTATCCGCACGCCCGCATCGTCGCGATCGACACCTCGAAGGCGGAGGCGCTGCCCGGGGTGAAGGCGGTCATTACCCGGGACGACTTCGGGGATCAGCCGTCCGAGTTCATCCCGGCCGGCGAGATGATGATGAACTACAAGGACGTGGTGCGGAACGTCATGGCCCGCGAGAAGGCGCTGTACGAAGGGCACGCGGTGGCCGCGGTGGCCGCGACCAGCGCGGCCATCGCCCGGCGCGCGCTCAAGCTCATCGACGTGAAGTACGAGGTGCTGCCCCACGTCATCGACGTGGTCGCCGCCATGCGCCCCGACGCGCCGCTGCTCCACGACGACCTGTTCACGGTGGGAGTGGAGCCGAAGCCGGAGAAGCCCTCGAACGTGGCCAAGCGCGTCGAGATCAAGGTCGGCGACGTCGAGGCCGGCTTCAAGAAGGCCGACCTCGTGGTGGAGCGCGAGTTCAAGACCGCTCCGGTGCACCAGGGCTACATCGAGCCGCACGCCGCGCTGGCCAGCGCGTCCGAGGACGGCTCGGTCGAGCTGTGGACGACGACGCAAGGGCACTTCATCGTGCGCGCCCACTGCGCGCGCCTGCTCGGGCTCGACATCGGCAAGGTGCGGGTGACCGCCACCGAGATCGGCGGCGGCTTCGGGGGCAAGACCGTGGTGTACCTCGAGCCCCTCGCCATCGCCCTGTCCCGCAAGGCCAAGCGGGCGGTGAAGATGGTGATGTCGCGCGAAGAAGTGTTCAAGGCCTCGGGCCCGACTTCTGGAGCCACCGTGCGCGTGAAGATGGGGTCAACCCGCGATGGCAAGTTCGTGGCCGGGTTCGCCGAGCTGAAGTACCAGGCCGGCGCGTTCCAGGGCTCGCCGGTGCAGCCCGGCACCATGTGCGCCTACGCGCCCTACGATATCGAGAACGTGCACGTGATCGGCTACGACGTGGTCTCGAACCGGCCGAAGGTGGCGGCCTACCGGGCCCCCGGCGCGCCGATCTCCGAGTACGCGGTCGAGAGCGTGGTGGACGAGATCGCCAAGAAGCTCGAGCTCGATCCCATCGAGCTGCGCATGATGAACGCGGCCCGCGAGGGCACCAAGGCCGCCTACGGGCCCAAGTTCGGGCCGATCGGCCTCGAGGAGACGCTGAACTCGATCAAGAAGACCGAGCACTGGAACACTCCGCTGCGGAAGTGGCAGGGCCGCGGGGTGGCCTCGGGATTCTGGTTCAACATCGGCGGCGAGACCTCGGTGTCGCTGACCGTGAACGAGGACGGCACGATCTCGCTGATGGCCGGCACCCCCGACATCGGCGGCCTGCGCGCGGCGCTCACCTCGGTGGCCGCCGACGAGCTGGGCGTGCCCTACGACAAGGTGCGCCCGATCATCGGCGACACCGGCTCGCTGTCCTTCAACTTCCTCACCGGCGGCAGCCGCTCCGCGTTCTCGGGCTCGATGGCCATCGTGGAGGCGGCCCGGCAGATCAAGAACGATCTGATCGCGCGGGCGTGCAAGCTGTGGGAGGCCAAGCCCGACCAGGTCGAGTGGAAGGACGGCGCGGTGCGGCCGCTCGGCGCGCTCGCCGAGAAGGTCAAGCCGATGACCATCGCCGACTTCGCCAAGGTCTCCGGCAAGACCGGCGGTCCCATCGGGGGCGTGGGCCGCATCAATGCCCAGGGCGCCGGCCCGAGCTTCGGCACGCACCTGGTGGATCTCGAGGTGGACCCGGAGACCGGCCGGGCCACCATCCTGCGCTACACCGTCGCCCAGGACGCGGGCCGGGCGCTGCATCCGGCCTACGTCGAGGGGCAGTACCAGGGCGGGGCGGTGCAGGGCATCGGCTGGGCGCTGAACGAGGAGTACATCTACGGCGAGGACGGCAAGCTGCAGAACGCGGGCTTCCTCGACTACCGCATGCCGGTGGCCTCCGACGTGCCGATGATCGACACGGTGCTGGTGGAGGTCGGCAACCCCAAGCATCCCTACGGGGTGCGTGGGGTGGGAGAAACGCCAATCGTCCCGCCGCTGGCCGCCATCGCCAACGCGATGGAGAACGCCACCGGCATCCGCTTCACCGAGCTGCCGATGTCGCCGCCCAAGGTGCTCAAGGCGCTCAAGGACAAGGGCCTGAACAAGGCCTGATCGTGCACGCATGGCGCGAGTGGTGCTGGTCGGCAACCTCGCGCAGGTGACGGGCGGCGTCGCCGAGTTCGATCTCTCGGCGACGTCCGTCCAGCAGCTCTTCCGGCAGCTCACCGCGCTGCACCCGGCGCTCGAGCGGCATCTCGAGACCGGCGTCGCGGTCGCCATCGACGGCCAGATCTACCAGGACGCCCTCTTCGCGCCGATCCACGACGACAGCGAAGTCTTCCTCCTCCCCCAGATCGCCGGCGGGGGGCCGGGGGCCGACCGCGGACCAACGGCTGCCCGCGGCCGAAGCCTTGCGAGGTGAGCCAACGGCGAGCCGAGCGCATTGAAAAGAGAAGTCACCGTGTCAGCCGGAAGGAGACCCGTCTCCTCCAGCGCCCAGAA encodes the following:
- a CDS encoding dienelactone hydrolase family protein — protein: PDLFNMFGIAGTTHIGMGADLQAKHGDDEFLGKMDEAWRYLIDRMGTDPARTGCIGHCMGGRLLIPFAADHPSVKAIVLYYPSVRDEPETGHRPRHAFHLARTLQCAALVFAAGQDYIATPAIQGPLWQSFLANGKLVEWHFFSDAQHGFRHPDNPGFQPYYADLTWPLTTGFLQRTV
- a CDS encoding cupin domain-containing protein, producing the protein MTEPKQKFSASLAKDAVYQPGLRSFMEYRDLGIADATHGKMRAHIIRVKQGGDTHDLHTTGLHKHECDFQMFYVLRGTIKFVYEGHGERTFNAGDCVLQPAGIVHNELECTDDLEILEIYSPAVHPTVVVEKMPEAAAAAR
- a CDS encoding ABC transporter substrate-binding protein, producing the protein MRGGVTMGRRGFLTLTAGVLLAPAGKVAGQATGRVHRIGFLGNSTEALEANLVGPFREGLREQGYVEGRDLIVEYRWAEGQYERFPALVQELIHLKVDVIVTAGTPAALAVKRATTRIPVVMLAVGDPVGSGLVASLAHPGGNLTGLVGIAPDLEGKRLELLKEIVPRLSAVAFLTNPANRLHVTSEKQVQEAARALHLRVEFFPTRTEAEFDRAFQAIAAWRPGALVMLADRVFLHSRARIVEFTERSRLPAVYAYSELVEAGGLMSFGPSYPGMHRRAAYYVDRILKGTRPADLPMEQPSKFELIVNLKTARSLGLTIPETVLLRADQVLE
- a CDS encoding thiamine pyrophosphate-dependent enzyme, which produces MRKTITGTGGMLLLQTLKDAGVEYLFTNPGSAETGLFAAIAEDGDNRLVVGKHEGLVAAMADGYHRVSGKVGVVIAHVMGGSYQLAGQLFNAQVAGSSLLVIAGDWASELQDYRGLAPFPGLSQAESMRPITKEARCAYQVHTNPKAISVATIRALREATTPPTGPVYLSISAELLHTEGLEATIGEDARYEIERPGPARPATIEAIARRLGEARCPVLMFGDDVWRTGAAAEAVALAEALEAPVFASRQIFPNFPTRHPLFCGNYPVPKDFTQTTGLQPDLIFLVGCQGVHGSVSEPVVMQIGPNPLLMGRHYPLDLAAQCELRETLGGVTRALGRLHGDKASSWAPQRGKVRAFAANLIEREEKLAREHEHDIPVHPAVLEAQLASVLPTSTVMVHESSTARLTLLPFGHGGMTWTRSGGGSLGFGVGAAIGAKIAAGRERPVVLHLGDGALGYSASGFWSMARYNTAILTIVSNNESYQIVRHNWAREMPDAKMIREGKYPGLWLSAPPVDYVGLARSQGVDGEAVTTVKDLEPALRRGMDKITRENRPYLIEVAVAREGIGADSTWYQDWQL
- a CDS encoding MlaD family protein; its protein translation is MPEEPPPEPIPADRAADPSLPRATMRKRRWKLPFVWIVPLVAAIVAGSLVYQRMQERGPTITIRFRDASGVKPDQTEMRYRGVPVGQVIRAELTSDQQHVLVSVQLHHTAEGLAREGSVFWIVRPEIGFGTVRGLSTVLTGSYIQSMPGKGKAKKDFVGLESASPTMGQPGMTVTLASTQIGSVRVGSPIFYRGVEVGSVTALELSRDATAAQARAFISQRYARLIRVGSRFWMVGGVDVDFGLFRGLQINVDSLRSLVTGGIAFASPDEGEIAREGTTFLLHDKPQKEWLDWRPKITIPAGD
- a CDS encoding paraquat-inducible protein A, encoding MDTVVCCKVCGLVQHQGPLAPGMLAECVRCGARLGDHKPNSLSRTAAFTLAALALYVPANVFPILRMDLYGVHSENTVWEGCKTLFQRGEVLVAIVVFLASLVIPFLKLLGLFFLVVTTRLRSRWRRPLRTWIYRAIDLVGPWAMLDVFLLAILVSLVKLGELATVIPGPGLFAFSAVVVLTILASSSFDPSLIWAEPDGEP
- a CDS encoding xanthine dehydrogenase family protein subunit M — its product is MRYEAPESLEGAVALLAGAKGEARVLAGGTDLLVQMRADVVDPDLIVDIKRIPETRAVTEEKGGWRIGAAVTGAELKEHPRLKKVWPGVIEAANLIGSTQVQGRATLGGNLCNGSPAADSVPALIAAGAVASLVGPGGRRDLPVEDVMLGPRKLALQKGEIVASFLLPPRPPRSSDAYLRFIPRTEMDIAVVGAGVSLSLDANSVISAARVSLGAVAARVLLVPEAAQAIIGSRLDKPAQDRLEAAARAACRPIDDKRGTTEFRIDVAAVLARRSALIALDRARSN
- a CDS encoding (2Fe-2S)-binding protein; its protein translation is MAKHHIEATVNGDAVEFLCETEETLLDVLRDTLNLTGSKEGCASGDCGACSVMLDGRLVCSCLVLGCEISGRKVETIEGMAKGDSLHPLQQRFLEAAALQCGICTPGVLVASKALLEKNPDPSEHEVRFWLAGNLCRCTGYDKIVTAVMDTAAAMRKG
- a CDS encoding xanthine dehydrogenase family protein molybdopterin-binding subunit, whose protein sequence is MAETNGHSQANGHSYVGTRQIRPDGVDKVTGRARFGADFNLPGQLIGRVLRSPYPHARIVAIDTSKAEALPGVKAVITRDDFGDQPSEFIPAGEMMMNYKDVVRNVMAREKALYEGHAVAAVAATSAAIARRALKLIDVKYEVLPHVIDVVAAMRPDAPLLHDDLFTVGVEPKPEKPSNVAKRVEIKVGDVEAGFKKADLVVEREFKTAPVHQGYIEPHAALASASEDGSVELWTTTQGHFIVRAHCARLLGLDIGKVRVTATEIGGGFGGKTVVYLEPLAIALSRKAKRAVKMVMSREEVFKASGPTSGATVRVKMGSTRDGKFVAGFAELKYQAGAFQGSPVQPGTMCAYAPYDIENVHVIGYDVVSNRPKVAAYRAPGAPISEYAVESVVDEIAKKLELDPIELRMMNAAREGTKAAYGPKFGPIGLEETLNSIKKTEHWNTPLRKWQGRGVASGFWFNIGGETSVSLTVNEDGTISLMAGTPDIGGLRAALTSVAADELGVPYDKVRPIIGDTGSLSFNFLTGGSRSAFSGSMAIVEAARQIKNDLIARACKLWEAKPDQVEWKDGAVRPLGALAEKVKPMTIADFAKVSGKTGGPIGGVGRINAQGAGPSFGTHLVDLEVDPETGRATILRYTVAQDAGRALHPAYVEGQYQGGAVQGIGWALNEEYIYGEDGKLQNAGFLDYRMPVASDVPMIDTVLVEVGNPKHPYGVRGVGETPIVPPLAAIANAMENATGIRFTELPMSPPKVLKALKDKGLNKA
- a CDS encoding MoaD/ThiS family protein, with amino-acid sequence MARVVLVGNLAQVTGGVAEFDLSATSVQQLFRQLTALHPALERHLETGVAVAIDGQIYQDALFAPIHDDSEVFLLPQIAGGGPGADRGPTAARGRSLAR